TTATATTCACTGCTGAGATATATTGACCATGCCAATGAATTATCGGAAAAACAGCTGCCAAACACTGTATTTTATGAACTAACTTAAAAAAGAATTCCACCAATAATAAAACACGGATTTTTTGGTCCGTGTTTTTTTTAATTAATTATTTTAATTCCTGCTTAATCTGGCCATATGCCTTCATATATACCTGAAGTTCTTTCATTAACCCCTCAACAAGTTGGGCAGGTTCCTCATAAAGGCCATCATTTTCATAATCAAAACAATGCGGATCCAGGACCAGCTGCTTAGGAATGACATTGGCATATACGCCTCTGCCGGCAATTCTTAAATTATTCAGGGCATTGATGCCGCCTTTTCCGCCTCCTGCCACAACAAGCAAGCCGACTGGCTTATGGGCAAATTGCTCACTTCCGAGAAAATCCAGCGCATTCTTTAGAGCTCCGCTCATGGCACTGTGGTACTCAGGGGAAGCTAGAACGACCCCATCAGAGTCTGCAATCTGCTGGCGCAGCTTTCTAACGGCAGGCAGCTGATATTGATCTTCTGTACCATTATATAAAGGAATTTCTCCAAGACTTAAATCGATCAGTTCAGCGTTATATTTCCTTGCAATATAACGAGACGCTATTCCCGTTCTTCCTTTCAATCGCGGGCTTCCATTAATAATTGTAAGCTTCATCATAAACTCTCCTTTTAGTTCCTATACTACTTAGTATATAGAAGTTTGCATTTTTAAACATCGTCAGTATGGCTGAGTTTTACAAAGCTTATCTTAGGACTAATTCAGTGAATACCTCCTGCAACTTTAGGATGATTTTTCTTAATTTGACTCTGCAATACCATGACGAACTGCATAAAGTGCTGCCTGTGTTCTGTCCGCAAGTTCCAATTTGGACAATAAGTTGGAAACATGGGTCTTGACTGTCTTTTCTGTTATATAAAGGGATGAAGCAATTTCTTTATTGCTCTTCCCTTTTGCAATCTCCCGCAGAACCTCCAGTTCTCTTTTTGTCAGTTCTTCCAGCGGCTGTCTTTCTGTACTGTTTTTATTCGTTAAATGTGTGAGCAGATGGGAGGTGGCTTTTGGATGCAGCTGGTTCTCCCCTTTCATCAGCTGGATAATTGCCTGGACAAGAATATCCGGCTCAATATCCTTCAGCTGATATCCTGAGGCCCCTGCCTCAATTGCCGGAATCACATGATCCTGATCTGAAAAGCTTGTAAGTATCATGATTTTCACTTCAGGGCAGCTCGCTTTAATTTGCCTGGTGGCTTCAATACCATTCATTACAGGCATATCCAAGTCCATTAATACAACATCAGGCTGATTCGTTTGCATCATCTCTACAGCTTCACGGCCGTTCTTTGCTTCTCCGATGATTTCTATTTCCGGCTGTGTTTTCAGAAAAAATACAAGACCCCTTCTTACAACATGATGATCGTCCGCTATTAAAACCTTGATCGCCATCTATTTCCCTCCCTTTTCCAAAGGAATGATAATTTCAATATTCGTTCCTTTGTTTGGCTCTGTTTTTAATTTAAATAAACCATTCAGTGCTTCCGTCCTTTTCTTCATGCTTTTGAGGCCGAGGGAAGGGATATCGTTTTCTCTATAATGAAACCCTCTGCCGCAATCGGAAATCACCATTGAAACTGTTTTTCCATCCACTGTCAGTGCTAAGTCTGCCGTTGATCCACCAGAGTGTTTTTTGCAATTTGCCAATGCTTCCTGGCCAATTCTCCAAAGTGTCTCTTCAACTTTTCCAGGCAGACAGATCACACCTTTTACTTTTGAATTCAGCTTCAGGCCAAGCATTTGGCTGTATGACTGCATAGCACATACAATCCCATTTTCCAGCCCTCGGGGTTTCAGCTGCCAGATCAGTGCCCTCATCTCGCTTAAAGCTTCCTGTGCGAGATCCTGCATGTAGGAAAAGGTCTCTTTAATTTCAGGGTTATCAGTCATTTCAGCCCCTCCTCTCGCCGTTAAGCTTAAGGAGAACAATAGCTGGTTGACTGAATCATGCAGGTCCCTTGCCAGCCTGTTTCTTTCCGCAGCA
This window of the Cytobacillus pseudoceanisediminis genome carries:
- a CDS encoding NADPH-dependent FMN reductase, whose protein sequence is MKLTIINGSPRLKGRTGIASRYIARKYNAELIDLSLGEIPLYNGTEDQYQLPAVRKLRQQIADSDGVVLASPEYHSAMSGALKNALDFLGSEQFAHKPVGLLVVAGGGKGGINALNNLRIAGRGVYANVIPKQLVLDPHCFDYENDGLYEEPAQLVEGLMKELQVYMKAYGQIKQELK
- a CDS encoding response regulator; protein product: MAIKVLIADDHHVVRRGLVFFLKTQPEIEIIGEAKNGREAVEMMQTNQPDVVLMDLDMPVMNGIEATRQIKASCPEVKIMILTSFSDQDHVIPAIEAGASGYQLKDIEPDILVQAIIQLMKGENQLHPKATSHLLTHLTNKNSTERQPLEELTKRELEVLREIAKGKSNKEIASSLYITEKTVKTHVSNLLSKLELADRTQAALYAVRHGIAESN
- a CDS encoding GAF domain-containing sensor histidine kinase, translating into MLGEKRQSEIKILKEIAEILNEGTEIDSLLKEVLQKLLHITGLETGWVFLIDSQGAFRLAAEEKLPPALAADNCKPMCNGDCWCIDRYNDGRLNKASNIIECKRIEDAIAEQRMDTNGLTHHASVPLRAGKEKFGILNIGSPDKTHFSQEELALLESVAFQVGTAIKRIKLTQLEQETALAAERNRLARDLHDSVNQLLFSLSLTARGGAEMTDNPEIKETFSYMQDLAQEALSEMRALIWQLKPRGLENGIVCAMQSYSQMLGLKLNSKVKGVICLPGKVEETLWRIGQEALANCKKHSGGSTADLALTVDGKTVSMVISDCGRGFHYRENDIPSLGLKSMKKRTEALNGLFKLKTEPNKGTNIEIIIPLEKGGK